In the genome of Pseudomonas sp. HS6, one region contains:
- a CDS encoding hydroxymethylpyrimidine/phosphomethylpyrimidine kinase has translation MNIYSSRPVVLCLSGHDPSGGAGLQADIEALLAQGCHAAPAVTALTVQDTVNVTDFRVLDREWVLAQANAVLNDSEVAAVKLGMLGSLEMVDTVVELLQAHPHLPVVCDPVLRAGGGGRLGKDEVGYAMRERLLPLSIIATPNLPEARILAELPEGTADECAEKLLPYIKNLLITGGHGDETEIHNRLYSRDGLRETFKCQRLPGSYHGSGCTLASTLAGRLALGENLASAVRTALDYTWRTLRDAEQLGKGQFVPRRLPLDFCS, from the coding sequence ATGAATATCTACAGCTCACGCCCCGTTGTCCTCTGTCTCTCCGGCCACGACCCCAGTGGTGGCGCCGGCTTGCAGGCAGATATCGAAGCCCTGCTCGCTCAGGGTTGCCATGCGGCTCCGGCCGTCACCGCCCTGACCGTGCAAGACACCGTCAACGTCACTGACTTCCGCGTCCTAGACCGTGAGTGGGTACTGGCCCAGGCCAATGCCGTACTTAACGACTCCGAAGTCGCGGCAGTGAAACTGGGCATGCTCGGTTCCCTGGAAATGGTCGACACCGTCGTCGAACTGCTTCAGGCGCACCCGCATTTGCCAGTGGTCTGCGACCCGGTGCTGCGCGCCGGCGGCGGCGGACGCCTGGGCAAGGACGAGGTCGGCTACGCCATGCGCGAACGCCTGCTGCCGCTGTCGATCATCGCCACGCCCAACCTTCCCGAAGCCCGGATCCTCGCCGAACTGCCAGAAGGCACTGCGGACGAGTGCGCTGAAAAACTGTTGCCGTACATCAAGAACCTGCTGATCACCGGTGGTCACGGCGACGAAACCGAAATCCACAATCGCCTTTACAGCCGCGACGGCCTGCGCGAAACCTTCAAGTGCCAGCGTCTGCCCGGCAGCTATCACGGTTCCGGCTGCACCCTGGCCAGCACCCTCGCCGGCCGACTGGCACTGGGCGAAAACCTGGCCAGCGCTGTGCGCACCGCTTTGGATTACACCTGGCGCACCCTGCGCGATGCCGAACAACTGGGTAAAGGCCAGTTCGTGCCGCGTCGTCTGCCGCTGGATTTCTGCTCGTAA
- the thiE gene encoding thiamine phosphate synthase, which produces MKLRGLYAITDGPLLAGKFLPYVEAALEGGVTLLQYRDKSSDEARRLREAEALRDLCERYKTQLIINDDAELAARLNVGVHLGQTDGPLSPTRALLGSKAIIGSTCHAQLELAEQAAKEGASYVAFGRFFNSNTKPGAPTCSLELLDQARQTLHLPICAIGGITLDNAAPLVAHGVDLLAVVHGLFGADSTAEVTRRARAFNELFKS; this is translated from the coding sequence ATGAAACTACGTGGCCTGTACGCCATTACCGACGGCCCATTACTGGCCGGCAAGTTTCTGCCGTATGTGGAGGCGGCGCTGGAAGGCGGCGTCACCCTCCTGCAATACCGCGACAAGAGCAGCGATGAAGCCCGGCGATTGCGTGAGGCCGAGGCCTTGCGTGATCTGTGCGAGCGCTACAAGACCCAATTGATCATCAACGATGACGCCGAACTGGCCGCTCGCCTGAACGTCGGCGTACACCTGGGCCAGACCGACGGCCCGCTGTCGCCGACCCGCGCCCTGCTCGGTTCCAAGGCAATCATCGGCTCGACCTGCCACGCGCAGCTGGAGCTGGCCGAACAAGCCGCCAAAGAAGGCGCGAGCTACGTCGCCTTCGGTCGCTTCTTCAACTCCAACACCAAACCCGGTGCGCCGACCTGCAGCCTCGAACTGCTCGATCAGGCCCGCCAGACGCTGCACCTGCCAATCTGCGCGATTGGCGGCATCACCCTCGACAACGCCGCGCCGCTGGTGGCCCACGGTGTCGATCTGCTGGCCGTGGTCCATGGCCTGTTCGGCGCCGACAGCACCGCCGAAGTGACCCGCCGCGCCCGTGCATTCAACGAATTGTTCAAATCCTGA
- the hemL gene encoding glutamate-1-semialdehyde 2,1-aminomutase, whose product MSRSETLFANAQKHIPGGVNSPVRAFKSVGGTPLFFKHAEGAYVTDEDDKRYVDYVGSWGPMILGHSHPDVLDAVRNQLQHGLSYGAPTAMETEMADLVCSLVPSMEMVRMVSSGTEATMSAIRLARGFTGRDSIIKFEGCYHGHSDSLLVKAGSGALTQGVPSSAGVPAAFAKHTLTLPFNDIDAVEKMLAEVGQDVACIIVEPVAGNMNCVPPAPGFLEGLRSLCDKHGVVLIFDEVMTGFRVALGGAQAYYGVTPDLTTFGKIIGGGMPVGCFGGKRSIMERIAPLGPVYQAGTLSGNPLAMAAGLTTLRLISRPGFHAELTDYTTRLLDGLQQRADAAGIPFVTTQAGGMFGLYFSGADDIVTFEDVMASDAALFGRFFHLMLEGGVYLAPSAFEAGFTSIAHGEAELKLTLDAAERAFAKLK is encoded by the coding sequence ATGTCTCGTTCCGAAACCCTGTTTGCCAACGCCCAGAAACACATTCCCGGTGGCGTGAACTCGCCGGTTCGCGCGTTCAAGAGCGTCGGCGGCACGCCGCTGTTCTTCAAGCACGCCGAAGGCGCCTACGTTACCGACGAAGACGACAAGCGCTATGTGGATTACGTCGGTTCCTGGGGCCCGATGATCCTCGGCCACAGCCACCCGGACGTACTGGACGCGGTGCGTAACCAGCTGCAACACGGTCTGTCCTACGGCGCGCCGACCGCGATGGAAACCGAGATGGCCGATCTGGTCTGCTCGCTGGTACCGTCGATGGAGATGGTGCGCATGGTCAGCTCCGGCACCGAAGCCACCATGAGTGCGATCCGACTGGCCCGAGGCTTCACCGGCCGCGACAGCATCATCAAGTTCGAAGGCTGCTACCACGGTCACTCCGACAGCCTGCTGGTCAAGGCCGGTTCCGGTGCACTGACCCAGGGTGTACCAAGCTCGGCCGGCGTGCCGGCGGCGTTCGCCAAACACACCCTGACCCTGCCGTTCAACGACATCGACGCCGTTGAAAAAATGCTCGCTGAAGTCGGCCAGGACGTGGCGTGCATCATCGTCGAGCCAGTAGCCGGCAACATGAACTGCGTGCCGCCGGCACCGGGTTTCCTCGAAGGCCTGCGCAGCCTGTGCGACAAGCACGGCGTGGTGCTGATCTTCGACGAAGTGATGACCGGCTTCCGCGTGGCCCTCGGCGGTGCCCAGGCTTACTACGGCGTGACCCCGGACCTGACCACTTTCGGCAAGATCATCGGCGGCGGCATGCCGGTCGGCTGTTTCGGCGGCAAGCGTTCGATCATGGAGCGCATTGCGCCGTTGGGCCCGGTCTATCAGGCGGGCACCTTGTCGGGCAACCCGCTGGCGATGGCCGCCGGCCTGACCACCCTGCGCCTGATCAGCCGCCCGGGCTTCCATGCCGAGCTGACCGATTACACCACTCGCCTGCTCGACGGCCTGCAACAGCGCGCTGACGCGGCGGGCATTCCCTTCGTGACCACCCAGGCGGGCGGCATGTTCGGTCTGTACTTCAGCGGCGCCGACGACATTGTTACTTTTGAAGACGTGATGGCCAGCGATGCAGCACTGTTTGGTCGGTTCTTCCACTTGATGCTGGAAGGTGGCGTGTACCTGGCACCGAGCGCATTCGAAGCCGGTTTCACCTCGATCGCCCACGGCGAAGCGGAGCTTAAACTGACCCTCGACGCTGCCGAGCGCGCGTTCGCCAAACTGAAGTAA
- a CDS encoding tetratricopeptide repeat protein, whose amino-acid sequence MNRTGRTLALGCLLLLQPLLAHAQAGGNSLLIPAMGRCTLNTQPQDVTQALAACQKASDEGDAQAQYELGEFYYDGKNAPRDLNQALSYFEKASLQGHAQAQFKLGTMFFHGEGVQANNIQAYIVLKMAAVNGAEDALDTADEVAEKMPREDLETATQVLGQIFRKYLMELQSADGRTPFSPLP is encoded by the coding sequence ATGAACCGCACCGGCCGCACCCTTGCCTTGGGCTGCCTGTTGCTCCTTCAGCCACTGCTCGCACATGCACAAGCAGGCGGCAACTCGTTGTTGATCCCGGCGATGGGTCGTTGCACCCTCAATACTCAGCCGCAAGATGTCACGCAGGCCCTCGCCGCCTGCCAAAAGGCATCGGATGAGGGGGATGCGCAAGCGCAATACGAGTTGGGTGAGTTCTACTACGACGGCAAGAATGCGCCGCGCGACCTCAATCAAGCCCTGAGCTATTTCGAAAAGGCCTCGCTGCAAGGCCACGCCCAGGCGCAATTCAAACTCGGCACCATGTTCTTCCACGGTGAAGGCGTGCAGGCCAACAACATTCAGGCGTACATCGTGCTGAAGATGGCCGCGGTCAACGGCGCCGAAGATGCACTGGACACCGCCGACGAAGTCGCCGAGAAAATGCCCCGCGAAGACCTGGAAACAGCCACCCAGGTGCTCGGGCAAATTTTCCGTAAATACCTGATGGAACTGCAGAGCGCCGACGGCCGTACGCCGTTCTCGCCCCTGCCGTAG
- a CDS encoding DUF1820 family protein has translation MTKREAPIYKVIFLNQGQVFEMYAKQIYQSDLWGFLEVEEFVFGERTQVVVDPSEEKLKAQFEGVVRSFVPMHSIVRIDEVERLGTPKISEARGAVGNVMPFPVPMPEK, from the coding sequence ATGACCAAACGCGAAGCTCCAATCTACAAGGTGATATTCCTCAACCAGGGCCAGGTGTTCGAAATGTACGCCAAGCAGATCTATCAAAGTGATCTGTGGGGCTTCCTGGAAGTGGAAGAGTTCGTCTTTGGCGAGCGCACCCAGGTGGTCGTCGACCCGAGCGAAGAGAAGCTCAAGGCGCAGTTCGAAGGCGTGGTGCGCAGCTTTGTGCCGATGCATTCGATCGTGCGCATCGATGAAGTGGAACGTCTCGGTACGCCGAAAATCAGCGAGGCGCGTGGCGCGGTCGGCAATGTGATGCCGTTTCCGGTGCCGATGCCCGAGAAGTAA
- the miaB gene encoding tRNA (N6-isopentenyl adenosine(37)-C2)-methylthiotransferase MiaB, protein MAKKLYIETHGCQMNEYDSSRMVDLLGEHQALEVTARAEDADVILLNTCSIRERAQDRVYSQLGRWRELKLANPDMVIAVGGCVASQEGAAIRDRAPYVDVVFGPQTLHRLPEMIDAARISKLPQVDVSFPEIEKFDHLPEPRIDGPSAYVSVMEGCSKYCTFCVVPYTRGEEVSRPFDDVIAEIIHLAENGVREVTLLGQNVNGYRGTTHDGRLADLAELIRVVAAVDGIDRIRYTTSHPLEFSDSLIQAHADVPELVKHLHLPVQSGSDRILAAMKRNHTALEYKSKLRKLRAAVPGICISSDFIVGFPGETEKDFEQTMKLIADVGFDFSYSFVYSQRPGTPAADLADDTPEELKKERLNALQHRLNQQGFEISRQMVGSTQRILVTDYSKKDPGELQGRTENNRIVNFRCDNPTLIGQFADVHIDAAQPHSLRGSLIQ, encoded by the coding sequence ATGGCCAAGAAGCTTTACATCGAAACCCACGGTTGCCAGATGAACGAGTACGACAGCTCGCGCATGGTCGATCTGCTGGGCGAACACCAGGCCCTGGAAGTCACGGCGCGGGCGGAAGACGCCGACGTGATTCTGCTCAACACCTGCTCGATCCGCGAACGCGCCCAGGACCGGGTGTACTCCCAGCTCGGTCGCTGGCGCGAACTGAAACTGGCCAACCCGGACATGGTAATCGCCGTCGGCGGTTGCGTGGCCAGCCAGGAAGGCGCGGCGATCCGTGATCGCGCCCCGTACGTTGACGTAGTGTTCGGCCCGCAGACACTGCACCGCCTGCCGGAAATGATCGACGCCGCGCGCATCAGCAAGCTGCCGCAAGTGGACGTCTCGTTCCCGGAAATCGAAAAGTTCGACCACCTGCCCGAGCCGCGCATTGACGGCCCGAGTGCCTACGTGTCAGTGATGGAAGGCTGCAGCAAGTACTGCACGTTCTGCGTGGTGCCTTACACCCGCGGCGAAGAAGTCAGCCGACCGTTCGACGACGTGATCGCCGAGATCATCCACCTGGCCGAAAACGGCGTGCGTGAAGTGACCTTGCTGGGGCAGAACGTCAACGGTTATCGCGGCACGACCCACGACGGGCGCCTGGCGGATCTGGCCGAACTGATCCGTGTCGTCGCGGCCGTCGACGGCATCGACCGCATCCGCTACACCACCTCGCATCCGCTGGAATTCTCCGACAGCCTGATCCAGGCCCACGCCGACGTACCGGAACTGGTCAAGCACCTGCACTTGCCGGTGCAATCGGGTTCGGACCGGATCCTGGCCGCGATGAAGCGCAACCACACGGCGCTGGAGTACAAATCCAAGCTGCGTAAACTGCGCGCCGCCGTACCGGGCATTTGCATCAGCTCGGACTTCATCGTCGGCTTCCCGGGTGAAACCGAGAAAGATTTCGAACAGACCATGAAGCTGATTGCCGACGTCGGTTTCGACTTTTCCTACTCGTTCGTCTACAGCCAGCGCCCGGGCACCCCGGCTGCCGACCTGGCCGACGACACCCCGGAAGAGCTGAAGAAAGAACGCCTGAATGCCTTGCAACATCGCTTGAACCAGCAAGGCTTCGAGATCAGCCGACAAATGGTCGGCTCGACTCAGCGGATTCTGGTGACCGATTACTCGAAAAAAGACCCGGGCGAACTGCAGGGGCGTACCGAGAATAATCGTATCGTCAACTTCCGCTGCGATAATCCGACCCTGATCGGCCAGTTCGCCGACGTGCACATCGATGCGGCACAACCGCACTCGCTGCGCGGCTCGCTGATCCAGTAA
- a CDS encoding PhoH family protein, whose protein sequence is MNAPIEPHRFILEPFEARRFANLCGQFDEHLRLIEQRLTIEIRNRGNQFELIGDPKLTTSAENLIRRLYRETKGSELSPDTVHLFLQESSVVELDNHAPAEASVALRTKKGMIRPRGLNQLRYVKEILGNDINFGIGPAGTGKTYLAVACAVDALEREQIRRILLVRPAVEAGEKLGFLPGDLSQKIDPYLRPLYDALYEMLGFEYVAKLIERQVIEVAPLAYMRGRTLNNSFIILDESQNTTVEQMKMFLTRIGFGSTAVITGDITQVDLPRGTKSGLHHVIEVLKDVPGISFTHFMPKDVVRHPLVQRIVEAYERFENRVADETPKDNRHDA, encoded by the coding sequence TTGAACGCACCCATAGAACCTCATCGTTTTATCCTCGAGCCTTTTGAGGCTCGCCGCTTCGCCAATCTGTGCGGGCAGTTCGACGAGCACCTGCGCCTGATCGAACAGCGCCTGACCATCGAGATCCGCAACCGCGGCAATCAGTTCGAGCTGATCGGCGACCCCAAGCTCACAACGTCTGCGGAAAATCTGATTCGTCGACTGTACCGGGAAACCAAAGGTTCAGAGCTGTCGCCAGACACGGTTCACCTGTTCCTTCAGGAATCGTCCGTCGTTGAGCTGGACAATCACGCCCCCGCCGAAGCCTCCGTCGCCCTGCGCACCAAGAAAGGCATGATTCGCCCACGCGGCTTGAATCAGCTGCGCTATGTGAAGGAAATTCTCGGCAACGACATCAACTTCGGCATCGGCCCGGCCGGCACCGGCAAGACCTACCTGGCCGTGGCCTGCGCCGTGGATGCCCTGGAACGCGAGCAGATCCGCCGCATCCTGCTGGTGCGTCCGGCGGTCGAAGCGGGTGAAAAACTCGGCTTCCTGCCTGGCGACCTGTCGCAGAAAATCGACCCGTACCTGCGCCCGCTCTACGACGCACTCTACGAGATGCTCGGCTTCGAATACGTGGCCAAGCTGATCGAGCGTCAGGTGATCGAAGTCGCGCCGCTGGCCTACATGCGTGGCCGCACGCTGAACAACAGTTTCATCATTCTCGACGAGAGCCAGAACACCACCGTCGAGCAGATGAAAATGTTCCTCACCCGGATCGGTTTCGGCTCCACGGCCGTGATCACAGGTGACATCACTCAGGTCGACCTGCCGCGCGGTACCAAATCCGGACTTCATCACGTCATCGAAGTCCTGAAGGATGTGCCGGGTATCAGCTTCACCCACTTCATGCCCAAAGACGTCGTGCGCCACCCGCTGGTGCAACGCATTGTCGAAGCCTACGAGCGCTTCGAGAATCGCGTGGCCGATGAAACACCGAAGGACAATCGCCACGATGCTTGA
- the ybeY gene encoding rRNA maturation RNase YbeY, giving the protein MLELDLQIATEASAPNESDFRQWCELALRQRTADSEMTIRLVDEVEGRELNHTWRHKDYATNVLSFPAEVPDEFLDIPLLGDLVICVAVVEREAAEQGKELKAHWAHLVIHGCLHLLGYDHIDDEEAEEMEALERELLAELGYPDPYADDETETSPIVTTKDSE; this is encoded by the coding sequence ATGCTTGAGCTTGACCTGCAAATCGCGACCGAAGCGTCTGCGCCGAACGAATCCGATTTCCGCCAATGGTGCGAACTGGCCCTGCGCCAGCGCACCGCTGATTCGGAAATGACCATTCGTCTGGTCGACGAAGTAGAAGGCCGCGAACTGAATCACACCTGGCGCCACAAGGATTACGCGACCAACGTCCTGTCCTTTCCCGCCGAAGTGCCCGACGAGTTTCTCGACATTCCATTGCTGGGCGATCTGGTGATCTGCGTGGCGGTGGTTGAGCGTGAAGCTGCCGAACAGGGCAAGGAACTAAAGGCCCACTGGGCACATCTGGTCATTCACGGCTGCTTGCATCTGCTTGGTTACGACCATATAGATGACGAGGAAGCCGAGGAAATGGAAGCACTGGAACGCGAGTTGCTTGCCGAATTGGGTTATCCCGATCCGTACGCGGACGACGAAACCGAAACATCCCCTATCGTTACAACAAAGGATTCAGAGTAA
- a CDS encoding HlyC/CorC family transporter, giving the protein MSEDRSSNGQKSWLGKLTQAFAHEPKNRQELLELLRDAHQNKLLDSEALAIVEGAIQVADLQVRDIMVPRSQMISIKATQTPREFLPAVVDSAHSRYPVIGESHDDVMGVLLAKDLLPLILKENGDSFNIKDLLRPATFVPESKRLNVLLREFRANHNHMAIVIDEYGGVAGLVTIEDVLEQIVGDIEDEHDVEEDSYIKPLPSGDFLIKALTPIENFNEFFDSEFSDDEFDTVGGLVMSAFGHLPKRNEITEIGAYRFRILNADSRRIHLLRLTPIAR; this is encoded by the coding sequence ATGAGCGAAGATCGATCGAGCAACGGGCAGAAGTCATGGCTGGGTAAACTGACCCAGGCTTTTGCCCACGAGCCGAAGAACCGCCAGGAGCTGCTTGAGCTGCTGCGCGATGCACATCAAAACAAACTGCTGGACAGCGAAGCGCTGGCCATCGTCGAAGGCGCCATCCAGGTGGCTGACCTGCAAGTACGCGACATCATGGTGCCGCGCTCGCAGATGATCAGCATCAAGGCGACCCAGACACCCCGCGAATTCCTCCCTGCCGTGGTCGACTCGGCCCACTCGCGCTACCCGGTCATCGGCGAAAGCCATGACGACGTGATGGGCGTGCTGCTGGCCAAGGATCTGCTGCCGCTGATCCTCAAGGAGAACGGCGACAGCTTCAACATCAAGGATCTGCTGCGCCCGGCCACCTTCGTGCCGGAGTCCAAGCGCCTGAACGTGTTGCTGCGTGAGTTCCGCGCCAACCACAACCACATGGCCATCGTGATCGACGAATACGGCGGAGTGGCGGGTCTGGTGACCATCGAAGACGTGCTTGAGCAAATCGTCGGCGACATCGAAGACGAACACGACGTCGAAGAAGACAGCTACATCAAGCCGCTGCCCAGCGGTGATTTCCTGATCAAGGCCCTGACGCCGATCGAGAACTTCAACGAGTTTTTCGACAGCGAATTCTCCGACGACGAGTTCGACACCGTCGGCGGGCTGGTGATGAGCGCGTTCGGGCACTTGCCAAAACGCAACGAAATCACTGAAATCGGCGCCTATCGTTTCCGCATCCTGAACGCCGACAGCCGTCGGATTCATTTGCTGCGACTGACGCCCATTGCTCGTTAA